A stretch of Caenorhabditis elegans chromosome IV DNA encodes these proteins:
- the dct-7 gene encoding DAF-16/FOXO Controlled, germline Tumor affecting (Product from WormBase gene class dct;~Confirmed by transcript evidence), with protein MFGFLCNLIVLLGLIAMATAQIGLNTGLGLGPAGGNMYGNGYGNQGAYGNAGVGVNPGVGGGLVGGLLG; from the exons atGTTCGGCTTCCTTTGCAATCTCATTGTTCTCCTCGGCCTTATTGCTATGGCCACTGCACAAATCGGACTCAACACTGGATTGGGACTCGGACCAGCTGGAGGAA ATATGTATGGAAATGGATATGGAAACCAAGGAGCCTACGGAAATGCCGGTGTTGGAGTCAATCCAGGTGTTGGAGGAGGACTTGTTGGAGGACTTTTGGGATAA
- the F15E6.4 gene encoding FIP (Fungus-Induced Protein) Related (Confirmed by transcript evidence): MLSFLRNLIVLLGLIAIATAQIGVNTGLGVGPARAGANLNGGGYGNGYGNQGAYGNAGLGVNPGGVAGGVLG, from the exons atgctttCCTTCCTCCGTAACCTTATCGTTCTTCTCGGCCTTATTGCAATTGCCACTGCCCAAATTGGAGTCAACACAGGATTGGGCGTCGGGCCAGCTAGAGCCGGAGCAA actTGAACGGAGGCGGCTATGGAAACGGTTATGGAAATCAGGGAGCTTATGGGAACGCCGGACTTGGTGTCAACCCAGGAGGCGTCGCTGGAGGAGTTCTtggataa
- the F15E6.10 gene encoding uncharacterized protein (Confirmed by transcript evidence) encodes MLYFLRNIFFLLGLLAVVSTQYLNTGFVPVGYGANLFGGSYGGTGLGNPGDGVDPATGKLPGGRVGK; translated from the exons atgcTGTACTTTctccgaaatatttttttccttctcGGATTACTTGCTGTAGTATCTACTCAGTATTTGAATACCGGATTTGTACCAGTTGGCTATGGAGCTA atcttttTGGCGGTAGCTATGGCGGTACAGGACTTGGAAATCCTGGAGACGGAGTGGATCCAGCGACCGGAAAACTTCCAGGCGGACGAGTTGGAAAATGA
- the F15E6.3 gene encoding Glycine-rich cell wall structural protein (Confirmed by transcript evidence), whose product MSVFKVCVLLGLIAMTAAQFGLNSGLGLGVGPARANANLNGGFQRGYGGNGYGNRGGYGQQGGYYGQQGGYGQQGGYGGNQGYYGQQGGGYGGGRGAYGNVGLGVNPGVGGVVGSFLG is encoded by the exons ATGtctgttttcaaagtttgtgtTCTGCTTGGCCTTATTGCAATGACGGCAGCCCAATTCGGACTAAACTCGGGACTTGGGCTTGGAGTTGGACCGGCGAGAGCTAATGCTA acctaAACGGAGGTTTTCAACGTGGCTACGGCGGCAATGGCTACGGTAACCGAGGTGGATACGGTCAGCAGGGCGGCTATTATGGCCAGCAAGGAGGTTACGGTCAACAGGGTGGATATGGTGGCAATCAGGGCTACTATGGGCAACAAGGAGGCGGTTATGGAGGTGGCCGCGGTGCCTATGGAAATGTTGGACTTGGGGTAAATCCAGGAGTCGGTGGAGTTGTCGGAAGTTTTTTGGGATAA